From a region of the Nocardioides ginsengisegetis genome:
- the paaB gene encoding 1,2-phenylacetyl-CoA epoxidase subunit PaaB, whose protein sequence is MSDILKIEAEWPLYEVFVRGKRGLNHVHVGSLHAADDQMALHHARDVYTRRNEGVSIWVVRSNAIAASSPDEKDPLFAPSGDKVYRHPTFYDIPDNVPHM, encoded by the coding sequence GTGAGCGACATCTTGAAGATCGAAGCAGAGTGGCCGCTGTACGAGGTGTTCGTCCGTGGTAAGCGAGGGCTCAACCACGTCCACGTCGGATCCCTGCATGCCGCCGACGACCAGATGGCGCTGCACCATGCTCGCGACGTCTACACCCGTCGCAATGAAGGCGTCAGCATCTGGGTGGTGCGCTCCAACGCCATCGCTGCGTCGAGCCCGGACGAGAAGGATCCGTTGTTCGCCCCCAGCGGCGACAAGGTCTACAGGCATCCGACCTTCTACGACATCCCCGACAACGTCCCCCACATGTGA